One genomic segment of Vicinamibacterales bacterium includes these proteins:
- a CDS encoding SDR family NAD(P)-dependent oxidoreductase, translated as MTQHAIAIVGMACRFPGASDPETLWQNLAGGVESIRRFSREELLAEGIAPALVDHPRFVAAHGALDDIKGFDAAFFGYSPGDAALTDPQQRIFLECAYEAFDNAGIVPREGGPVTGVFAGCGVNVYFIHNVFPSLDQDDVGAVYQAVIGSEKDFLTARVNYKLGLTGPSVTIQAACATSLVAVHVACQSLLNGECDLAVAGGASIRVPQASGYLFSEGGVHSADGYCRAFDAEAGGIVGGSGAGAVLLKRLADAQRDGDPIHAVILGSAVNNDGSRKVSFTAPGVDGQATVIAEARAVAGVEPTSIGYAEMHGTATALGDPIEIAAVRQAMGDDWNPRWRCYIGSVKTNLGHLDSVAGLAGLIKTALSLQHASIPPSLHFVKANSALDLDSGPLRVAATPTEWPAIPGPRRASVSSFGLGGNNSHAVLEQAPVEEPRAPARDAWRLFPLSARTDKALGHMRERLAGYLEKHDELRADDVAWTLARGRQVFSRRGYVVARSTADLAAALRTGDWRSGDRKPARNASDESAKALEGLGEQWLAGSEIDWEGVFAADRPRRIALPTYPFEHTPHWIDQGSRPSARALAAPVAGDGVRLAVPSWARADRSASKTGVRRWLVVGGGDPLTRAIVAQLRSSGAEVSEATAEAPQSTAGGVLITSGFDGAIRVARALGQGGITATEIVAVTVGATDVIGDEPLDPMQATTLGPVLTIPMEFPGVHGRVIDVDGRDVAAGARAVVEELASGAGDAVVALRHGQRWLPQIIDTRTIAGRPVDGVVREHGVYVIVGGTGGIGLALAKAFAARAAVHLALVSRQGPESAAARHAVAALEGSGSTVRVYGADVADRAAMEAVFAELRVQYGSIHGVVHAAGLAGGGALARRTDREMEAVMRPKVAGADVLGDLAAAQDLDFLVFCSSLSVYLPFPGQADYAAANTYLDAKAAALRRAGVRAVSINWDAWRDIGMALMADMPDAVRAAREAELAVIGLDPDRACETFLKILASDLGQVLVTMRPEFTAFRAPVVEIAHAAPAAASVAGGLADVWKTLLGVADVKPGDDFFDLGGHSLLATSVVFQIRQTWGCSVSVDELFANSTFQELAALVESRAAGGDREELVL; from the coding sequence TTGACACAACACGCGATCGCGATTGTCGGGATGGCCTGCCGCTTCCCGGGCGCGTCCGATCCCGAAACCCTCTGGCAGAACCTCGCCGGCGGCGTCGAATCGATTCGCCGCTTCAGCCGCGAAGAGTTGCTCGCTGAAGGGATCGCGCCGGCGCTCGTGGACCACCCCCGTTTCGTGGCGGCGCACGGGGCCCTGGACGACATCAAGGGCTTCGACGCCGCCTTCTTCGGCTATTCACCTGGCGACGCGGCGTTGACCGATCCGCAGCAGCGCATCTTCCTCGAGTGCGCCTACGAAGCGTTCGACAACGCCGGGATTGTGCCGCGCGAAGGCGGCCCCGTGACCGGCGTGTTCGCCGGCTGCGGCGTCAATGTCTACTTCATCCACAACGTCTTCCCCTCGCTCGACCAGGACGACGTGGGGGCGGTGTACCAGGCGGTCATCGGCAGCGAGAAAGACTTTCTCACCGCCAGGGTGAACTACAAGTTGGGACTGACCGGGCCGTCGGTCACCATCCAGGCGGCCTGCGCCACCTCGCTCGTGGCGGTCCACGTGGCGTGCCAGAGCTTGTTGAACGGTGAGTGCGATCTCGCGGTGGCGGGCGGCGCGTCGATCCGCGTTCCGCAGGCGAGTGGTTACCTGTTCAGCGAGGGCGGCGTGCACTCGGCCGACGGCTACTGCCGCGCCTTCGACGCCGAGGCCGGCGGCATCGTTGGTGGCAGCGGCGCCGGCGCCGTGCTGCTGAAGCGGCTCGCCGATGCGCAGCGCGACGGCGATCCGATTCACGCGGTGATCCTGGGTTCCGCGGTCAACAACGACGGGTCGCGCAAGGTCAGCTTCACCGCCCCGGGCGTCGACGGCCAGGCGACTGTGATCGCCGAAGCGCGCGCGGTGGCCGGCGTCGAGCCGACCAGCATCGGCTACGCCGAGATGCACGGCACGGCCACGGCGCTGGGCGACCCGATTGAGATTGCCGCCGTTCGACAGGCCATGGGCGACGACTGGAATCCGAGGTGGCGCTGCTACATCGGCTCGGTGAAGACCAACCTCGGGCACCTGGACTCGGTCGCCGGACTCGCCGGATTAATCAAGACGGCGCTGTCGTTGCAGCACGCCTCGATCCCGCCGTCGCTGCACTTCGTCAAGGCCAATTCCGCGCTCGATCTGGACAGCGGGCCGCTTCGCGTTGCCGCCACGCCAACGGAGTGGCCGGCCATCCCTGGTCCTCGGCGCGCCAGCGTGAGCTCGTTCGGGCTGGGCGGCAACAACTCGCACGCAGTGCTCGAACAGGCGCCCGTAGAAGAGCCGCGCGCGCCGGCACGCGACGCGTGGCGATTGTTCCCGCTCTCGGCGCGGACCGACAAGGCGCTCGGTCACATGCGCGAGCGGCTCGCCGGCTATCTGGAGAAGCATGACGAGCTTCGCGCCGACGATGTGGCGTGGACGCTGGCGCGGGGCCGGCAAGTGTTCTCGCGTCGCGGCTACGTCGTGGCCCGATCAACCGCGGACCTCGCTGCCGCATTGCGCACCGGCGACTGGCGAAGCGGAGACCGGAAGCCGGCGCGCAATGCGTCCGACGAATCAGCTAAGGCGCTGGAGGGTCTTGGCGAACAGTGGTTGGCGGGCAGCGAGATCGATTGGGAGGGCGTGTTCGCCGCCGATCGACCCAGGCGCATCGCCCTGCCGACCTACCCGTTCGAGCACACGCCTCACTGGATCGACCAGGGCTCACGGCCCTCGGCTCGGGCACTGGCAGCGCCGGTGGCCGGAGACGGAGTTCGCCTCGCGGTTCCGTCGTGGGCACGAGCGGATCGTTCCGCATCGAAAACGGGCGTGCGCAGGTGGCTGGTGGTCGGCGGCGGCGATCCGCTGACGCGCGCCATCGTTGCGCAGTTGCGGTCGTCGGGCGCCGAGGTGAGCGAGGCGACCGCCGAGGCCCCGCAATCCACCGCCGGCGGCGTGCTGATCACGTCGGGGTTCGACGGCGCGATTCGCGTCGCGCGCGCCCTCGGGCAAGGCGGGATCACCGCGACGGAGATTGTCGCCGTCACCGTAGGTGCGACCGACGTGATTGGCGACGAGCCGCTCGATCCCATGCAGGCCACCACGCTCGGTCCCGTGCTGACCATCCCGATGGAGTTTCCCGGCGTTCATGGCCGCGTCATCGACGTCGATGGGCGAGACGTGGCGGCCGGCGCGCGGGCCGTGGTTGAGGAGTTGGCCTCCGGAGCCGGCGACGCCGTCGTCGCCTTGCGTCACGGCCAGCGGTGGCTGCCGCAGATCATCGACACCAGGACAATTGCCGGCCGGCCCGTGGACGGCGTGGTTCGCGAGCACGGCGTGTACGTCATTGTGGGCGGCACCGGCGGGATTGGCCTGGCCCTCGCGAAGGCGTTCGCGGCCAGGGCCGCCGTGCACCTTGCGCTCGTCAGCAGGCAGGGCCCCGAGTCGGCCGCGGCGCGTCACGCGGTGGCGGCGCTCGAAGGCAGCGGATCGACCGTGCGGGTGTATGGCGCCGACGTCGCCGACCGCGCCGCCATGGAGGCGGTGTTTGCCGAGCTTCGGGTCCAGTACGGTTCGATCCACGGCGTCGTCCACGCCGCGGGCCTGGCCGGCGGCGGCGCGTTGGCCCGCCGCACCGATCGCGAGATGGAGGCGGTGATGCGCCCGAAGGTCGCGGGCGCCGACGTGCTCGGCGACCTGGCGGCCGCGCAGGACCTGGACTTCCTCGTGTTCTGCTCGTCGTTGAGCGTCTACCTGCCGTTCCCCGGCCAGGCGGATTACGCCGCCGCCAACACCTATCTCGACGCCAAGGCCGCCGCGCTGCGGCGCGCCGGTGTCCGCGCCGTCTCGATCAATTGGGATGCGTGGCGTGACATCGGCATGGCCCTGATGGCCGACATGCCCGACGCGGTTCGTGCCGCCCGTGAGGCGGAGCTGGCCGTCATCGGCCTCGATCCGGACCGGGCGTGCGAGACGTTCCTGAAGATCCTGGCGTCCGATCTCGGTCAGGTGCTGGTCACGATGCGACCGGAGTTCACCGCGTTCCGCGCGCCGGTCGTGGAGATTGCGCACGCGGCGCCGGCCGCCGCTAGTGTGGCGGGCGGACTGGCGGATGTCTGGAAGACGCTGCTCGGTGTCGCCGACGTGAAGCCGGGCGACGATTTCTTCGACCTGGGCGGCCATTCGTTGCTCGCCACCAGCGTCGTGTTCCAGATCCGCCAGACGTGGGGATGCTCGGTGAGCGTGGACGAACTGTTCGCGAACTCGACGTTCCAGGAACTCGCGGCGCTGGTTGAGTCGCGCGCGGCGGGTGGGGATCGGGAGGAGCTGGTTCTGTGA